In Kineococcus sp. NBC_00420, a single genomic region encodes these proteins:
- a CDS encoding MarR family winged helix-turn-helix transcriptional regulator, translating into MPPSSEGRTGAAVEAWEALFRVQSTLLRRFAEQDVWGGLSVREYDVLYTLSRSPQSRCRLGELSEDVYLPQPSLSRLVDRLARQGLLTREADPTDGRGVVVALTADGAALRREVGGRHAASIARELSVLDRDELAELTHLCAKVLPA; encoded by the coding sequence GTGCCGCCGTCGTCTGAGGGCCGGACCGGCGCGGCCGTCGAGGCCTGGGAGGCGTTGTTCCGGGTCCAGTCGACGTTGCTGCGCCGGTTCGCCGAGCAGGACGTGTGGGGTGGGTTGAGCGTGCGCGAGTACGACGTGCTCTACACGCTCTCCCGCTCCCCGCAGAGCCGGTGCCGCCTCGGCGAGCTCAGCGAGGACGTCTACCTCCCGCAACCCTCGCTGAGCCGGCTGGTGGACCGCCTCGCCCGGCAGGGGTTGCTGACCCGCGAGGCCGACCCCACCGACGGGCGCGGCGTCGTCGTCGCGCTCACCGCTGACGGCGCCGCGCTGCGGCGCGAGGTGGGCGGGCGGCACGCGGCGAGCATCGCCCGGGAGCTGTCCGTCCTCGACCGCGACGAACTCGCGGAACTCACACACCTGTGTGCGAAGGTCCTCCCGGCGTGA
- a CDS encoding LLM class flavin-dependent oxidoreductase, translated as MQFGIFSVGDITPDPTTGREPTEHERIKALVTMAEHAEQVGLDVFAVGEHHNPPFVPSAMTTLLGWIAARTTRLTVSTSIAHITTNDPVRMAEDYAMLQHLSDGRVDLVLGRGNDGRLYPWFGQDPRRGVELTVENYQLLRRLWDEDVVDWEGEFRTPLQGFTSTPRPLDGIAPFVWHGSIRTPQIAEIAAYFGDGYFANNIFWPKEHYIRLIDLYRERYAHYGHGTPEQAIVGLGGQVFMRANSQDAVREFRPYFDNAPVYGHGPSLEEFSAQTPLTVGSPQQVIEKTLTFQEFFGDYQRQMFLMDHAGLPLKTVLEQLDLLGEHVVPVLRKEFEARRPAGVPSDPPSHAARVAARDAEAAGAAVV; from the coding sequence ATGCAGTTCGGGATCTTCAGCGTCGGCGACATCACGCCCGACCCCACCACCGGTCGCGAGCCGACCGAGCACGAGCGCATCAAGGCGCTGGTGACCATGGCCGAGCACGCCGAGCAGGTGGGCCTGGACGTCTTCGCCGTCGGCGAGCACCACAACCCCCCGTTCGTGCCGTCCGCCATGACCACCCTGCTGGGGTGGATCGCCGCCCGCACCACCCGGCTGACCGTCTCGACGTCCATCGCGCACATCACCACCAACGACCCGGTGCGCATGGCCGAGGACTACGCGATGCTGCAGCACCTCAGCGACGGCCGCGTCGACCTCGTCTTGGGCCGGGGCAACGACGGGCGCCTCTACCCCTGGTTCGGGCAGGACCCCCGCCGCGGCGTCGAGCTCACGGTGGAGAACTACCAGCTGCTGCGCCGGCTCTGGGACGAGGACGTCGTCGACTGGGAGGGGGAGTTCCGCACCCCGCTGCAGGGCTTCACCTCCACCCCCCGCCCCCTGGACGGGATCGCGCCCTTCGTCTGGCACGGATCGATCCGGACCCCGCAGATCGCGGAGATCGCCGCCTACTTCGGCGACGGGTACTTCGCCAACAACATCTTCTGGCCCAAGGAGCACTACATCCGCCTCATCGACCTCTACCGGGAGCGCTACGCCCACTACGGCCACGGCACCCCCGAGCAGGCGATCGTCGGCCTCGGCGGCCAGGTGTTCATGCGGGCCAACTCCCAGGACGCGGTGCGCGAGTTCCGCCCCTACTTCGACAACGCCCCCGTCTACGGGCACGGGCCGTCGCTGGAGGAGTTCAGCGCGCAGACCCCGCTGACCGTCGGCTCCCCCCAGCAGGTGATCGAGAAGACGCTGACCTTCCAGGAGTTCTTCGGCGACTACCAGCGCCAGATGTTCCTCATGGACCACGCGGGGCTGCCGCTGAAGACGGTGCTCGAGCAGCTCGACCTGCTCGGGGAGCACGTCGTCCCCGTGCTGCGCAAGGAATTCGAGGCGCGGCGCCCCGCCGGTGTCCCCAGCGACCCGCCCTCGCACGCCGCGCGGGTCGCGGCGCGCGACGCGGAGGCCGCCGGTGCCGCCGTCGTCTGA
- a CDS encoding amino acid permease, producing the protein MGIFRTKSVEDAIASTDEPGQRLKKTLGAWDLTVFGVGVIIGTGIFVLTGEAAGTRAGPAVSLSFVVSGIVCALAALCYAEFASTVPVAGSAYTFSYASLGEVVAWIIGWDLVLELALGAATVAVGWSGYAADLLDQTLGLDVPGWLYSDSPGPTQPNLIAAAVILALTAVLCVGSKTSARFNAVVVCVKLAVVAVVIVAGLFFVKTSNWSPFVPPTGSAGASAAPVTPSLWADLGVPLGTFGIGGVFTASALVFFAFIGFDIVATAAEETKNPQRDVPRGIFGSLAICTVLYVLVSLVITGMVRYDRISVEAPLANAFRDVGADLVATLISVGTVAGLLTVMMILMLGQNRVLFAMARDRLIPAWFSQVSPRRGVPVRTTVVTGVVVAVVAALTPISDLAEMVNIGTLFAFVLVSIGVIVLRRTRPDLPRAFRMPGVPVLPVVSAVAAVVLMGFLPGISWVRLGIWMVLGLLVYAAYGYRHSRLARA; encoded by the coding sequence GTGGGAATCTTCCGGACGAAGAGCGTCGAGGACGCGATCGCGAGCACGGACGAACCGGGCCAACGGCTGAAGAAGACGCTGGGGGCCTGGGACCTGACCGTCTTCGGGGTCGGGGTCATCATCGGCACGGGCATCTTCGTGCTGACCGGGGAGGCGGCCGGGACGCGCGCCGGGCCGGCGGTGTCGCTCTCCTTCGTGGTCTCCGGCATCGTCTGCGCGCTGGCGGCGTTGTGCTACGCGGAGTTCGCCTCGACCGTCCCGGTGGCCGGGTCGGCGTACACGTTCTCCTACGCCAGCCTCGGTGAGGTGGTGGCGTGGATCATCGGCTGGGACCTCGTGCTCGAGCTGGCGCTCGGCGCGGCGACCGTCGCCGTCGGCTGGTCCGGCTACGCCGCCGACCTCCTGGACCAGACCCTCGGTCTGGACGTGCCGGGCTGGCTGTACTCCGACTCCCCCGGCCCGACGCAGCCGAACCTCATCGCGGCCGCCGTGATCCTGGCGCTGACGGCGGTGCTCTGCGTGGGCTCGAAGACGTCGGCCCGCTTCAACGCCGTCGTCGTGTGCGTCAAGCTCGCCGTCGTCGCGGTCGTGATCGTGGCCGGGTTGTTCTTCGTGAAGACCTCGAACTGGTCGCCGTTCGTGCCGCCGACGGGGTCCGCGGGTGCCTCGGCCGCGCCGGTGACCCCCTCGCTCTGGGCGGACCTGGGGGTGCCCCTGGGCACGTTCGGGATCGGCGGGGTGTTCACCGCCTCGGCCCTGGTCTTCTTCGCCTTCATCGGGTTCGACATCGTCGCGACCGCGGCGGAGGAGACGAAGAACCCCCAGCGCGACGTGCCCCGGGGCATCTTCGGGTCGCTGGCGATCTGCACCGTGCTCTACGTGCTGGTGTCCCTGGTCATCACGGGGATGGTCCGCTACGACCGGATCAGCGTGGAGGCGCCGTTGGCGAACGCCTTCCGCGACGTCGGGGCCGACCTCGTCGCGACGCTCATCAGCGTCGGCACGGTCGCGGGGCTGCTGACGGTCATGATGATCCTCATGCTGGGGCAAAACCGGGTGCTCTTCGCGATGGCGCGGGACCGGCTCATCCCGGCGTGGTTCTCGCAGGTGTCGCCACGCCGGGGCGTCCCGGTGCGCACCACCGTCGTGACCGGGGTCGTCGTCGCGGTCGTCGCGGCGCTGACGCCCATCTCCGACCTGGCCGAGATGGTCAACATCGGCACCCTGTTCGCCTTCGTGCTCGTCTCGATCGGGGTGATCGTGCTGCGCCGCACCCGCCCCGACCTGCCGCGGGCGTTCCGGATGCCGGGGGTGCCCGTCCTGCCGGTGGTCTCGGCGGTGGCCGCGGTGGTGCTGATGGGCTTCCTGCCCGGGATCAGCTGGGTCCGGCTGGGGATCTGGATGGTGCTGGGGCTGCTCGTCTACGCCGCCTACGGGTACCGCCACTCCCGGCTCGCCCGGGCCTGA
- a CDS encoding DUF5703 family protein, which produces MSDHTGRSGTSAAEQYEYRVLTLSRETTRSDARRLLTEHAEYGHWELARVRLYMGGSRKVWLRRKIIRVARTA; this is translated from the coding sequence ATGTCTGATCACACCGGGCGTTCCGGCACCTCCGCGGCGGAGCAGTACGAGTACCGCGTCCTCACCCTGTCCCGCGAGACCACCCGTTCCGACGCGCGGCGACTGCTCACCGAGCACGCCGAGTACGGGCACTGGGAGCTGGCCCGGGTGCGCCTCTACATGGGCGGCAGCCGCAAGGTCTGGCTGCGTCGCAAGATCATCCGCGTCGCCAGGACGGCCTGA
- a CDS encoding primosomal protein, producing the protein MTDDPRAALARLVATLEDHLAASANRRGETDPAVADAYQRVADAFEAYEEALYDAYDEVTPFVLYDDVEDDREDDDDEDDDPEDDEDSDDESDDEDSEDTPTPL; encoded by the coding sequence ATGACGGACGACCCGCGCGCGGCCCTCGCACGACTCGTGGCCACGCTCGAGGACCACCTCGCAGCCTCGGCCAACCGACGCGGGGAGACCGACCCTGCCGTCGCCGACGCCTACCAACGGGTCGCCGACGCCTTCGAGGCCTACGAGGAGGCGCTCTACGACGCCTACGACGAGGTCACCCCGTTCGTCCTCTACGACGACGTCGAGGACGACCGCGAGGACGACGACGACGAGGATGACGACCCCGAGGACGACGAGGACTCCGACGACGAGTCCGACGACGAGGACTCCGAGGACACCCCCACCCCCTTGTGA
- a CDS encoding undecaprenyl-diphosphate phosphatase, translating into MGIVEGAFLGLVQGLTEFLPISSSAHLAIVGTLIGADDPGAAFTAICQLGTEAAVIGYFRKDIARIISRWVQSLLGRVPRTDPDARMGWLVILGTVPIGVLGLLFQDSIETVLRGFVVIATTLWLFALVLGAADRFGAKERTLDQLTWKHGVLFGLAQALALIPGVSRSGGTISMGLLLGYTREAAARYSFLLAIPAVVLSGFFQLFSEVHDGAAVAWGPTIAATIVAFVVGYVVIAWLMRFISTHSYRAFVLYRLAAAAVVYVLVLTHVLPAFNGTNFG; encoded by the coding sequence ATGGGCATCGTCGAGGGCGCCTTCCTCGGTCTCGTGCAGGGACTCACCGAGTTCCTGCCCATCTCCTCCAGCGCCCACCTCGCCATCGTCGGGACCCTCATCGGGGCCGACGACCCCGGCGCGGCGTTCACCGCCATCTGCCAGCTCGGCACCGAGGCCGCGGTCATCGGCTACTTCCGCAAGGATATCGCCCGCATCATCAGCCGCTGGGTGCAGTCCCTGCTCGGCCGCGTCCCGCGCACCGACCCCGACGCCCGGATGGGCTGGCTGGTCATCCTCGGCACCGTCCCCATCGGGGTGCTCGGCCTGCTCTTCCAGGACTCCATCGAGACCGTCCTGCGCGGGTTCGTCGTCATCGCCACCACGCTGTGGCTCTTCGCCCTCGTCCTCGGCGCGGCGGACCGCTTCGGGGCCAAGGAACGGACCCTGGACCAGCTCACCTGGAAGCACGGCGTGCTGTTCGGCCTCGCCCAGGCCCTCGCGCTGATCCCCGGGGTCTCCCGCTCCGGCGGCACGATCTCCATGGGGCTGCTGCTCGGCTACACCCGCGAGGCCGCCGCCCGCTACTCCTTCCTGCTCGCGATCCCCGCCGTCGTCCTCTCCGGCTTCTTCCAGCTCTTCAGCGAGGTCCACGACGGGGCCGCCGTGGCCTGGGGCCCGACGATCGCCGCCACGATCGTCGCCTTCGTCGTCGGCTACGTCGTCATCGCCTGGCTCATGCGCTTCATCTCCACCCACAGCTACCGCGCGTTCGTGCTCTACCGCCTCGCCGCCGCCGCCGTGGTGTACGTCCTCGTGCTCACCCACGTGCTCCCGGCCTTCAACGGCACGAACTTCGGATGA